Proteins encoded within one genomic window of Corynebacterium aurimucosum:
- the selA gene encoding L-seryl-tRNA(Sec) selenium transferase, which produces MTDPRRFIPKMDEILQYPAVRTAQERSAPHKVRAIIDAVLADARSGSLDPTRFQQELADRLESAQPYSLRRVINATGVIIHTNLGRAPLPPAAVDALAAAAGYTDVEMDLDSGQRSRDRGRGAVEAVLAACPGAEDALVVNNGASALLLATAALAPGKEVIISRGELIEIGAGFRLPELIESTATRLREVGATNRTHLADYERALGENTGAILKVHPSNFVISGFTSSVSVAELRALTDVPLIVDIGSGLLTPDAVLPEEPSASEALRDGADVVLFSGDKLLGGPQAGVLVGKKEAIAACKKHPLARAVRIDKLRLNALEASLAAPSNAVQNALHIDAQRHRERTEKVAAAVGGVVVEHAGRVGGGGAPEVPLPGWAVALPEELARPLRLGEPPVVARVNQGRCLVDVRCVPESQDAELIAAIQAVM; this is translated from the coding sequence ATGACTGACCCCCGCCGCTTCATCCCGAAGATGGATGAGATCCTCCAGTACCCGGCAGTGCGCACTGCGCAGGAGCGCAGTGCACCCCATAAGGTGCGCGCGATCATCGACGCCGTGCTTGCCGACGCCCGCTCCGGATCCCTCGACCCCACCCGCTTTCAGCAGGAGCTGGCCGACAGACTCGAAAGCGCACAGCCCTATTCCTTGCGCCGCGTCATCAATGCCACCGGTGTGATCATCCACACGAACTTGGGTAGGGCGCCATTGCCACCAGCCGCGGTGGACGCGCTCGCAGCCGCAGCCGGCTATACGGACGTTGAGATGGACTTAGACAGCGGTCAGCGCTCGCGGGATAGGGGACGCGGCGCGGTCGAGGCTGTCCTGGCCGCCTGTCCCGGCGCGGAGGACGCGCTGGTGGTTAACAATGGAGCATCCGCGCTGCTGCTGGCGACCGCCGCCCTGGCCCCCGGCAAGGAGGTCATCATTTCCCGTGGCGAACTTATTGAGATTGGTGCGGGCTTCCGTCTGCCGGAGCTCATCGAGTCCACGGCCACCCGCTTGCGTGAGGTTGGCGCGACGAACCGAACTCACCTGGCGGACTATGAGCGGGCCTTGGGGGAGAACACCGGGGCGATACTCAAGGTGCATCCCTCCAACTTTGTGATCAGTGGCTTCACGTCTTCTGTGTCGGTTGCTGAGTTGCGTGCGCTTACGGATGTGCCACTCATCGTGGATATCGGATCCGGGTTGCTCACCCCCGATGCGGTGCTGCCTGAGGAACCCTCGGCCAGCGAGGCTCTTCGAGATGGCGCAGACGTGGTGCTCTTTTCGGGGGATAAGCTTCTCGGCGGACCGCAAGCCGGCGTGCTGGTGGGAAAGAAGGAAGCGATCGCCGCGTGTAAGAAACATCCGCTGGCGAGGGCGGTGCGCATCGATAAGCTGCGGCTCAACGCCCTTGAGGCCTCCCTTGCCGCTCCTTCCAATGCCGTGCAGAATGCGCTGCACATCGACGCTCAGCGCCACCGCGAGCGCACCGAGAAGGTCGCTGCGGCGGTAGGCGGCGTGGTTGTCGAGCATGCCGGGCGTGTTGGTGGCGGCGGGGCGCCCGAGGTACCGCTGCCAGGCTGGGCTGTGGCGTTGCCAGAAGAGCTGGCCCGTCCGCTGCGGTTGGGCGAGCCTCCTGTGGTGGCGCGCGTGAACCAGGGCCGCTGCCTGGTGGATGTGCGCTGCGTGCCGGAGTCGCAGGACGCGGAGCTTATTGCTGCGATTCAGGC